A stretch of DNA from Microcoleus sp. FACHB-831:
GAATAAAAAATAGGTAATATCAATTTTATTTATTGCGAAATTAACAGCATCAGGGAAACTTACACCTTAACAATAATAGGGTCAGTGCGTTAAAACGAAAAGTAAGATATCATAAACGCTTTAGTAGCGATATATATAACGAAGTATCAATCGTACCTCATTAAACTGGTAACGCCATGAGAGCAATAATTATTGAAACGCTCATCAATAATTTACAGCCATTAGATTTTATTTTAGCGCTATGGCAAGGAGGCTCTGCCGCACATGGATATACAGATGAGTGGTCAGATATCGACATTGTAGCGATCGCTGAGGATAATTGCGTTCAAGAGACATTCGATATAGTTGAAAAATCTCTTGAAACTATTTCTCGTATTCAATTCAGATGGCGAATTCCTGAACCGACTTGGCACGGCCATTCGCAATGCTTTTATCAATTAGAGGAAGCGAGTCCCTTTTTGATGATTGATTTTGTCGTTATGAAGCGAAGCAGCCCTAATAATTTCTTAGAGGTGGAGCGACATGGAACAGCCGCGATCGCATTTGATAAAGCTAATCTTGTAATTCCAAAAGCTCTGAATCGGCGCCAACATTTTGAGGAAATGAAAGCCAGATTTGAGACTCTAAAGAACAACTTTGATTTTTTGCAAGTATTTGTTAAAAAGGAGATAAATCGGGGGCGGTTGATAGAAGCGAGCGCTAACTACCACAACTATACTCTTCAACCTTTAATTGAACTGTTGGGAATGCTGCACCGACCGAATAGATACGATTTTAAAACGAAATACTTTAGCCGAGATTTCCCCCCTGAAGTCATAGCCCGCTTGTCGCCGTTTTATTGTGTCAACGATCTTGCTGACCTTGACGAAAAACAGCGGAAAGCAGAAGTGATATTCGCTCTTACTTTACCAAGTGTAGAAGAGGTTTTTCAAAGAGAGCTAGGATAGCGATCGCCTAAAAAAAAAGGGTCTAGGTAGGAATGCTAAACCCTATCTCTAACTTACGCTTCTAAAACGTGGCGGATGCGCCGTTCTAAACGTTCTAGATCCAAGCCTCCTTCATCGCGGCTGATACGGCGTACAGTCGCGTTGACGTTGTTTAGATCTGTCAATAAATCTTGCAGGATTTCCTGCTGCTGACGCGCCTGCGTAACCTCTCGCGGCTCTTGCACCAAGTCGCGCACAATAGTGTCTTCAGCCCGCGAAGCAATGACGGGATTTGTTTGTCCTTCTAGATGCACAAAAGTCCGTCGTCCTGGCCCGCGATCTTCCTCAATCGGTACCACCGCTGTCACCTGATCGGAGCGAACATATTTGCCGAATCCGAGATGTACCAGCACGGATGATTGTATCTTCATTAAGCTTGATGTTTCTTTGTTGACTTATCTTTATTTTAACGTCTGCAACAATGACTTATAAGCCATATTCAGTGCGGAACATACACCTTAACAGGTAGGGTTTTAACCATTAATATTTTGCGGATGTTTAAGCAAAATTGTATAGCGGTCTATTTTATTTTTTAAGCTAAGATATTATTTTGAATAAAAATAATATTTTTGATAAAGGATATTCCTTAAAAATTTCACCTGCGGAGTTCAATCGTAATTTTTATAAGGGGGTGCATCTCACTTTTGTAATCTCATAAATTCTAAAAGACTTAGCATTACCGATATACCCCTGAAAATCCTGACTACAAAACGCGAATTTTATGTGGAGGGGGTTTGGGGGACGCACCCGTCCCCCAACGGGGGGTTTGGGGGGAGACCCCCC
This window harbors:
- a CDS encoding nucleotidyltransferase domain-containing protein; amino-acid sequence: MRAIIIETLINNLQPLDFILALWQGGSAAHGYTDEWSDIDIVAIAEDNCVQETFDIVEKSLETISRIQFRWRIPEPTWHGHSQCFYQLEEASPFLMIDFVVMKRSSPNNFLEVERHGTAAIAFDKANLVIPKALNRRQHFEEMKARFETLKNNFDFLQVFVKKEINRGRLIEASANYHNYTLQPLIELLGMLHRPNRYDFKTKYFSRDFPPEVIARLSPFYCVNDLADLDEKQRKAEVIFALTLPSVEEVFQRELG